From a region of the Prosthecobacter debontii genome:
- a CDS encoding class I SAM-dependent rRNA methyltransferase has product MSRPYPQRRPASAPKPPPAGSENWARPWAQMKYFSYHPAIYPNMVGATSDDAAAGDLVNVYNKEGNLFGAGFLNPKARVPLRVIHHGSEPFTEADLDARLLQAIRLRRDVLKLDKTTEAYRVIHSDADGISGLIVDRYAQTLSILVTTLGVWRRIRRWLPLLHKELGTSNHVIQTDPDISLIENMRISEVPEVDDPGPRVVRVRENDVRYLVNFEDGHKTGFFCDQRDNRLRFGQMAHGRVLDLCTYTGGFALSAKIIGGCEDVTGVDLDEKAIAQAKQNANLNQTKINWTQGDAFGWSRQMIKNGELWDTVVLDPPKLIHHRDSQEEGIFKYRDLNGLAIQLVKRGGLFVTCSCSGLISPADFEELVVGVAHRHGRKLQILDHTGPGMDHPVMSNCPESRYLKVVWAVVV; this is encoded by the coding sequence ATGTCCCGTCCCTATCCTCAGCGCCGTCCCGCCTCCGCCCCTAAACCACCGCCTGCTGGCAGTGAGAACTGGGCACGCCCCTGGGCGCAGATGAAGTATTTCTCCTACCATCCGGCGATCTATCCCAACATGGTCGGTGCCACCTCCGACGATGCCGCCGCTGGGGATCTGGTGAACGTCTATAACAAAGAGGGCAACCTCTTCGGGGCTGGCTTCCTCAATCCCAAAGCCCGCGTCCCTCTCCGCGTCATTCATCACGGCAGTGAACCTTTCACCGAGGCCGATCTCGACGCCCGCCTCCTCCAGGCCATCCGCCTGCGTCGTGATGTCCTGAAGCTGGATAAAACCACCGAAGCCTACCGCGTCATCCACTCCGATGCCGACGGCATCAGCGGCCTCATTGTCGATCGCTACGCTCAGACCCTCTCCATCCTCGTCACCACCCTCGGCGTCTGGCGTCGCATCCGCCGCTGGCTGCCGCTCCTTCATAAGGAACTCGGCACCAGCAACCACGTCATCCAGACCGATCCCGATATCTCCCTGATCGAAAACATGCGTATCAGCGAGGTGCCCGAGGTGGATGATCCCGGCCCCCGCGTCGTCCGCGTCCGTGAAAACGACGTCCGTTACCTCGTCAACTTCGAGGACGGTCATAAGACGGGATTCTTCTGCGACCAGCGCGACAACCGCCTCCGCTTCGGTCAGATGGCCCATGGCCGCGTTCTCGATCTCTGCACCTACACCGGCGGCTTTGCCCTCTCCGCCAAGATCATCGGCGGCTGTGAAGACGTCACCGGCGTGGACCTCGATGAAAAAGCCATCGCCCAGGCCAAGCAAAACGCCAACCTCAACCAAACCAAGATCAACTGGACCCAGGGCGACGCCTTCGGCTGGTCCCGCCAGATGATCAAAAACGGCGAGCTCTGGGACACCGTCGTGCTGGATCCTCCCAAACTCATCCATCACCGCGATAGCCAGGAGGAAGGCATCTTTAAATACCGCGACCTTAACGGCCTCGCCATTCAGCTCGTCAAGCGAGGCGGCCTCTTCGTCACCTGCTCCTGCTCCGGCCTCATTTCCCCCGCCGATTTCGAGGAACTCGTCGTCGGCGTCGCCCACCGTCACGGTCGCAAGCTGCAAATCCTCGACCACACCGGCCCCGGCATGGACCACCCCGTCATGTCCAACTGCCCCGAGAGCCGGTATTTGAAGGTGGTGTGGGCCGTGGTGGTGTGA
- a CDS encoding enolase C-terminal domain-like protein: MPEIELKTLRLTTPFRIAHGASSERQVLRLREGAAVGEAPFVPYYADRPEDSLAWLQGETQGEMPRPVRLALDLLRLDQMPEPTWRVAEQSLGPGRKWAEILACRSFSIPTDLAAFAEQVRETARQFRVLKLKLGSGDLAHDEAIVRTASENAAGATLMADVNGGWTVSQTEELLPKLAPHLALVEQPIHHNLDIAGWQALAAVRQRVGLPLYADESVQNAEDVQRLALYVDGVNVKLLKCASFTGAVEMIQATRQCRLGVILGCMIESSLGTTAAAHLAPWADYVDLDGHLYLADDDYVGITFDASGHLQMPEGSGIGAKPRHRV, from the coding sequence ATGCCGGAAATCGAGCTGAAAACTCTGCGTCTGACGACCCCGTTTCGAATCGCTCACGGAGCCTCGTCGGAGCGACAGGTGCTGCGACTGCGGGAGGGCGCGGCGGTGGGCGAGGCTCCCTTTGTGCCGTATTACGCGGATCGTCCGGAGGATTCGCTGGCTTGGCTCCAGGGGGAAACGCAGGGGGAGATGCCGCGCCCGGTTCGGCTGGCTCTGGATCTTTTAAGGCTGGATCAAATGCCTGAACCGACTTGGCGGGTGGCAGAGCAGAGCCTGGGGCCGGGGAGGAAATGGGCGGAAATCCTGGCCTGTCGTTCCTTCAGCATTCCCACCGATCTGGCGGCCTTCGCGGAGCAGGTGCGGGAGACGGCGAGGCAGTTTCGCGTGCTGAAGCTGAAGCTGGGCAGTGGTGATCTGGCGCATGATGAGGCCATCGTGCGCACGGCTTCTGAGAATGCGGCTGGAGCCACACTGATGGCGGATGTGAATGGTGGCTGGACGGTGTCGCAGACTGAAGAACTGCTGCCGAAGCTGGCCCCACATCTGGCACTGGTGGAGCAGCCGATTCATCACAACCTGGACATCGCAGGATGGCAAGCGTTGGCAGCTGTTAGACAGCGGGTGGGCTTGCCTCTGTATGCCGATGAATCGGTGCAGAATGCGGAGGATGTGCAGCGTCTGGCACTCTACGTGGATGGGGTGAATGTGAAGCTGCTGAAGTGTGCCTCTTTCACCGGTGCCGTGGAGATGATTCAGGCGACTCGGCAATGTCGGTTAGGCGTGATCCTGGGTTGCATGATCGAAAGTAGCCTGGGCACCACGGCGGCGGCGCATTTGGCACCCTGGGCGGATTATGTGGATCTGGACGGCCACCTGTATCTGGCGGATGATGATTATGTAGGCATCACTTTTGATGCCTCGGGCCATCTGCAAATGCCGGAGGGATCGGGAATCGGTGCCAAGCCGCGTCATCGTGTTTAA
- a CDS encoding M20/M25/M40 family metallo-hydrolase — MIEELTASAQRHLPKALEWLQRMVEINSFTTNSEGVESLGRLTAACFAPLGFTAELVSARHLEHGPHLFLRRRDAEKKAAPVVLVTHLDTVFPPEEEKLNHFHWQEEGSRIYGPGTVDNKGGTVLIWLMLRTLRDVLPELFEQTHWLIAANSAEEVIGSDFAERTTERCAEGARCVLVFEGGPVDKAGYHIVTSRKGRLEYRISCEGRAAHAGSNHAVGINAVVELARVLPYVHALNDPDDGLTVNVAHVQGGTVLNRVPHLAQAELEMRAFDPVVLETAGMALEAMAGKTDAGATITVERIGTTAAWPGGVETQRLLEAWQQAGAQMQIPVLSMARGGLSDANYLCHLAPTLDAMGPAGGNAHCSERSADGSKLPEYVEPGSFVPKAVMNILALMGLQG, encoded by the coding sequence ATGATCGAAGAACTCACTGCCAGTGCCCAACGTCATTTGCCGAAAGCTCTGGAGTGGCTTCAGCGCATGGTGGAGATCAATAGCTTCACCACGAATAGCGAAGGCGTGGAGTCTTTGGGCCGACTGACAGCGGCTTGCTTTGCCCCCCTGGGCTTCACGGCGGAGCTCGTGTCTGCACGGCACTTGGAACACGGACCGCATTTGTTTCTGCGTCGGCGAGATGCTGAGAAGAAGGCTGCGCCGGTGGTCTTAGTCACGCATTTGGACACGGTTTTTCCTCCTGAGGAGGAGAAGCTCAATCACTTTCATTGGCAGGAGGAAGGCTCTCGGATTTACGGTCCGGGCACCGTGGATAACAAAGGCGGCACCGTGCTGATCTGGCTAATGCTGCGCACGCTGCGGGATGTGTTGCCGGAGCTGTTTGAGCAGACGCATTGGCTCATCGCTGCGAATTCCGCGGAGGAAGTCATCGGCTCTGACTTCGCCGAACGGACGACTGAACGATGTGCCGAGGGAGCGCGCTGTGTGTTGGTCTTCGAAGGTGGGCCCGTCGATAAGGCGGGATATCACATCGTAACCTCCCGCAAAGGCCGACTGGAATATCGCATCTCTTGTGAGGGAAGAGCTGCCCATGCGGGGAGCAATCACGCGGTGGGTATCAATGCCGTGGTGGAGCTAGCACGAGTGCTGCCCTATGTGCATGCGCTGAATGATCCTGACGATGGCCTAACCGTGAATGTGGCCCATGTGCAAGGTGGCACGGTGCTGAATCGCGTGCCGCATCTGGCCCAGGCTGAGCTGGAGATGCGTGCCTTCGATCCCGTTGTGCTGGAAACCGCAGGGATGGCTCTGGAAGCCATGGCGGGCAAGACGGATGCGGGCGCGACGATCACCGTGGAGCGAATCGGCACCACCGCCGCTTGGCCGGGAGGTGTGGAAACGCAGCGGCTTCTTGAAGCCTGGCAACAAGCGGGTGCTCAAATGCAAATCCCTGTGCTCTCCATGGCTCGTGGTGGCCTCAGCGATGCGAACTATCTCTGTCACCTTGCGCCAACACTGGATGCCATGGGGCCTGCGGGGGGCAATGCGCATTGCTCCGAGCGCAGCGCCGATGGTAGCAAACTCCCCGAGTATGTGGAGCCGGGTTCCTTTGTGCCCAAGGCAGTGATGAACATCCTGGCGCTGATGGGGCTGCAGGGGTAG
- the efp gene encoding elongation factor P: MASTPVINLRKGHAVRYNNEVCTVSDFELKTPPRMASYVQMSIRTLSTGKVYNLRMTSNESLESVNLNREPHEYSYKDGEDYHFMHPETFEDVILMESQVKNAKDYLIEGQKYTVQFADDVVVGIELPPSVVMEVTESPEGVKGDSANNVYKAATLETGLIVQVPLFIGPGDKISVKTEDNSYLGRAN; encoded by the coding sequence ATGGCATCTACCCCAGTCATCAACCTCCGCAAGGGGCACGCGGTTCGTTACAACAACGAAGTCTGCACTGTGTCCGATTTCGAACTCAAGACGCCTCCGCGTATGGCGTCCTATGTGCAGATGTCCATCCGCACGCTCAGCACCGGCAAGGTTTATAACCTGCGCATGACTTCCAACGAGTCTCTGGAGTCCGTGAACCTGAACCGTGAGCCGCATGAGTATAGCTACAAGGACGGCGAAGATTATCACTTCATGCACCCTGAAACCTTTGAGGACGTGATCCTCATGGAGAGTCAGGTGAAGAACGCCAAGGACTACCTCATCGAAGGTCAGAAATACACTGTTCAGTTCGCTGACGATGTGGTCGTCGGCATCGAACTGCCACCATCCGTGGTCATGGAAGTGACCGAGTCCCCTGAAGGTGTGAAGGGCGACTCCGCCAACAACGTTTACAAGGCAGCCACTCTGGAAACCGGTCTGATCGTTCAGGTGCCTCTTTTCATTGGCCCTGGTGACAAGATCAGCGTCAAGACGGAAGACAACAGCTACCTGGGCCGCGCGAACTAA
- a CDS encoding DUF4268 domain-containing protein produces MRVPELGRLEKVSLREAWLTEAQDFTPWLAQGKNLALLGQALEMDLETEFQEKRVGPFRADILCRDRSDDSWVLIENQLERTDHSHLGQLLTYAAGLSAVSIVWIAERFTDEHRAALDWLNEKTQEGVNFFGLEVELWRIGNSPVAPKFNIVSKPNAWTRRVIEARHPNNDKQQLCLDFWQPIYDQVQAQDLPLQRVAPLRRKDTVFMVGWHTFRLKAYFSTVKKESAVWISCRGPKGLENFETLKNHQYEIEAAFGEALQWSPQPLKNSGSILTTLSQYGASHKET; encoded by the coding sequence ATGAGAGTTCCCGAGTTAGGCCGTTTGGAAAAGGTATCATTGAGAGAAGCTTGGCTGACTGAAGCTCAAGACTTTACGCCATGGCTTGCTCAAGGAAAAAACCTGGCTCTACTGGGGCAAGCCTTGGAGATGGATCTGGAGACGGAGTTCCAAGAAAAGCGGGTAGGACCGTTCCGGGCGGACATATTATGCCGAGACCGCTCGGATGACTCCTGGGTCCTGATCGAAAATCAATTGGAGCGCACCGATCATTCTCATCTTGGGCAACTTCTTACCTATGCAGCAGGCCTTTCGGCGGTGAGCATCGTCTGGATCGCTGAACGCTTTACCGATGAACATCGAGCGGCGTTGGATTGGCTGAATGAAAAGACCCAAGAAGGGGTGAACTTCTTTGGGCTGGAGGTCGAATTATGGAGAATCGGAAATTCACCCGTAGCCCCTAAGTTCAATATCGTCAGCAAACCCAATGCCTGGACAAGGCGAGTCATTGAGGCGCGACATCCTAACAACGATAAACAGCAGTTGTGCCTCGATTTTTGGCAGCCCATTTACGATCAAGTCCAAGCGCAAGACCTTCCCCTCCAACGGGTTGCCCCCCTGCGTCGTAAAGATACGGTTTTTATGGTCGGCTGGCATACCTTTCGACTGAAGGCTTACTTCAGCACCGTTAAAAAAGAGAGCGCGGTTTGGATTTCCTGTCGTGGCCCTAAAGGGCTTGAAAACTTTGAGACACTCAAAAACCACCAATACGAGATCGAAGCAGCCTTTGGGGAGGCTTTGCAGTGGAGTCCACAGCCCCTTAAAAACTCAGGCAGCATCCTCACTACCCTCTCTCAGTATGGGGCTTCTCATAAGGAGACTTGA
- a CDS encoding outer membrane protein assembly factor BamB family protein, which produces MKPSFTLSLLLSSVALLHSSFSADWPQFRGPNASAVSTEAAPGPNLEIAWSVDLPGRGLSSPIIVGDKVFLTCSSGPDQSNLHVFCFSATDGKKLWERVMKATGRTMSHNKTCVAAPTPCSDGKRVFALYSSNDLFAFDLDGNLLWLRGLTYDYANASNSLGMSSSPVVVGDTLIVQSENDSESLAVGIDVTTGKNRWKKERPKAANWTSAVIYQDVVALQSSKGLTGVNPQTGEIVWDYTDGASTIPSSAVTQTAIYVPSNGVTALAPEKGAASQLWRAEGLKPGTGSPLVIGDSIYVLNNTGVLIKASTANGDEAWKLRLKGPSSGSPVAAGKYIYIASERGFFQVVDTTAPEGEVVHTVELKDTILSSAAISHGAVYVRSDKKLWKLK; this is translated from the coding sequence ATGAAGCCTTCTTTCACTCTCAGTCTCCTGCTTTCCTCAGTCGCCCTTTTGCATTCGTCCTTCTCCGCCGATTGGCCTCAGTTCCGGGGACCCAACGCCTCGGCCGTGTCCACGGAAGCGGCTCCTGGGCCGAATCTGGAGATTGCTTGGAGTGTGGACTTGCCTGGGCGCGGCCTCAGCAGCCCCATCATCGTGGGCGATAAGGTCTTTCTCACCTGCTCCAGCGGACCCGATCAATCCAACCTGCATGTGTTTTGCTTCAGTGCGACCGATGGCAAAAAGCTGTGGGAACGCGTGATGAAGGCCACGGGACGCACCATGTCGCACAACAAGACCTGCGTGGCCGCCCCCACACCCTGCAGCGATGGCAAGCGCGTGTTTGCTCTGTATTCGTCCAACGATCTCTTTGCCTTTGATCTCGATGGCAATCTGCTCTGGCTCCGCGGCCTAACCTATGATTACGCCAACGCCAGCAACAGCCTCGGCATGTCGTCCTCCCCCGTGGTCGTGGGTGATACCCTCATCGTGCAAAGCGAGAATGACAGTGAATCCCTCGCCGTCGGCATTGATGTCACGACCGGAAAGAATCGCTGGAAGAAAGAGCGCCCGAAAGCGGCCAACTGGACCAGCGCCGTGATCTATCAAGATGTGGTGGCGCTGCAATCCAGCAAGGGCCTCACCGGCGTGAATCCACAGACCGGTGAAATCGTGTGGGATTACACCGACGGAGCCTCTACCATCCCGAGCTCTGCCGTGACCCAGACGGCCATCTACGTGCCCTCCAATGGCGTCACCGCTCTGGCCCCCGAAAAAGGCGCAGCCTCTCAACTCTGGCGAGCCGAGGGGCTGAAACCCGGCACGGGCAGCCCGCTGGTCATCGGAGACTCCATCTACGTGCTGAACAACACAGGCGTGCTCATCAAGGCCAGCACCGCCAACGGCGACGAAGCGTGGAAACTCCGCCTCAAGGGCCCCAGCAGCGGCTCACCTGTGGCGGCCGGGAAATACATCTACATCGCCAGTGAACGCGGCTTTTTCCAGGTCGTGGATACCACTGCCCCCGAGGGTGAAGTCGTCCACACCGTCGAGCTCAAAGACACCATCCTCAGCTCCGCCGCCATCAGCCACGGCGCGGTCTATGTGCGCAGTGACAAGAAGCTGTGGAAGCTGAAGTGA
- a CDS encoding 3-keto-disaccharide hydrolase, which translates to MIRTLFSALFILTLTPSIEAEDFTPEPGFTSLFNGKDLTGWCFREKVDRKAPAVGAVAVTHDGKTEASDGGLYLVKDGVFTIRFPEEMDKLTGQIYTVQEFPKNFILKLEFRASVNADSGIFIRRPQLQCRDYLVAGPEAYKGLKNYKAQDWNQIEIIVKDSVAHCTCNGEVLEEALKLPETGPIGLEGDRGQMEYRHIQIKELP; encoded by the coding sequence ATGATCCGAACACTTTTTTCAGCGCTCTTCATCCTAACTCTCACTCCTTCGATTGAAGCCGAGGACTTCACCCCGGAGCCAGGCTTCACCAGCCTCTTCAATGGCAAGGATCTCACGGGGTGGTGCTTCCGTGAAAAGGTGGATCGCAAGGCCCCTGCCGTGGGTGCCGTGGCGGTGACCCATGATGGCAAAACCGAAGCCTCAGATGGCGGGCTGTATCTGGTGAAGGACGGAGTTTTCACCATCCGCTTTCCCGAGGAGATGGATAAGCTGACTGGGCAGATTTACACGGTGCAGGAGTTCCCGAAAAACTTCATCCTGAAGCTGGAGTTTCGCGCTTCCGTCAATGCCGACAGCGGCATCTTCATCCGTCGCCCACAGCTTCAGTGCCGCGATTATCTCGTGGCCGGGCCCGAGGCTTACAAAGGCCTGAAGAACTACAAAGCCCAGGATTGGAATCAGATCGAGATCATCGTGAAGGACAGCGTTGCTCACTGCACCTGCAATGGCGAGGTGCTGGAAGAAGCCCTGAAGCTCCCTGAAACCGGCCCCATCGGTCTGGAGGGAGATCGCGGTCAGATGGAGTATCGCCACATCCAGATCAAGGAACTGCCTTAA
- a CDS encoding CocE/NonD family hydrolase produces the protein MKSYVPILALLCSLCFDRAHADSAPLPPIDLQGVREQHVMIPMRDGVRLSAYVYLPEGEGKWPVVFEQRYASLTGSGTRKSSADLARRGYVVAMVNFRGSQQSEGTYVGYRALAWGELKDGYDTCEWLATQPWSTGKVGSFGSSQGGFAQNFLAVTRPPHLICQYMVDTGVSLFQEGYRIGGITRPLRFEAFKSNCRNPDDNAALLREWDQHPNYDAYWRAEDCGLHFDQMNVPCFTIGSWYDFMVQGSILSFQGRKPNATQQLLLGPWLHGRLNKGSKVGDLVYPNNATWPELEHMVRWFDHWLKGVDNGVEKEPAVRYYVMGAVGETNAPGNVWREASDWPPAATETSFYLHEGAVLKDTSPASATSGTSYDCDPLHPMEIPGRSFPGAKDTRAFDQQKEVRTWATEPLTKPLEITGAVQAELWVKSTAPDTDFIVRVSDVYPDGRSILIMDYPLRARYREGFDKQVLLIPGQPAQLKWRIGWTSIILNSGHRLQVTLSSTGAPLYEPNNQTGGKMHTEWMQETQTATHTILHEKEHPSRLLVPIVK, from the coding sequence GTGAAATCCTACGTCCCGATTCTCGCTCTGCTTTGTAGCCTCTGTTTTGACCGCGCCCATGCCGACTCCGCGCCTCTACCTCCCATTGATCTTCAAGGCGTTCGAGAGCAGCATGTGATGATTCCCATGCGGGATGGCGTGAGACTTTCTGCGTATGTGTACCTGCCGGAGGGCGAGGGGAAATGGCCGGTCGTGTTTGAGCAGCGGTATGCCTCTCTTACGGGAAGTGGCACACGCAAAAGCTCGGCGGATCTGGCCCGGCGAGGTTATGTCGTGGCCATGGTGAACTTCCGCGGCTCGCAGCAGAGCGAAGGGACCTATGTGGGCTACCGAGCGCTGGCTTGGGGCGAATTGAAGGATGGTTATGATACCTGCGAGTGGCTGGCCACACAGCCATGGAGTACGGGAAAGGTTGGCAGCTTTGGCAGCTCTCAGGGCGGTTTTGCCCAAAACTTCCTCGCGGTCACCCGTCCTCCACATCTGATCTGCCAGTACATGGTGGACACGGGCGTCAGCCTCTTTCAGGAAGGTTATCGTATCGGAGGTATCACCCGCCCGCTGCGGTTTGAGGCCTTCAAGTCCAACTGTCGCAATCCAGACGACAACGCGGCCTTGCTGCGCGAATGGGACCAGCATCCCAACTATGACGCCTACTGGCGCGCCGAAGATTGTGGTCTCCATTTCGACCAGATGAACGTGCCCTGTTTCACCATCGGGAGTTGGTATGATTTCATGGTACAGGGCAGCATTCTCAGCTTCCAGGGCCGCAAGCCGAATGCAACTCAGCAACTCTTGTTAGGCCCCTGGCTGCACGGTCGTTTGAACAAAGGCAGCAAGGTCGGCGACCTCGTCTATCCCAACAATGCGACCTGGCCGGAGCTGGAGCACATGGTGCGATGGTTCGATCATTGGCTGAAAGGCGTGGATAACGGCGTCGAAAAGGAACCTGCCGTGCGCTACTACGTTATGGGAGCCGTCGGGGAAACCAATGCTCCAGGCAATGTCTGGCGCGAAGCCTCCGACTGGCCGCCTGCAGCAACCGAGACTTCATTCTACCTGCATGAAGGTGCGGTCCTGAAAGACACCTCCCCTGCATCGGCCACCAGCGGCACCTCTTATGATTGTGATCCGCTGCATCCCATGGAGATCCCAGGTCGGTCCTTCCCAGGTGCCAAGGATACCCGAGCCTTCGACCAGCAAAAAGAAGTTCGCACCTGGGCGACTGAACCCCTCACGAAGCCTCTGGAAATCACCGGCGCCGTCCAGGCCGAACTCTGGGTGAAATCCACCGCCCCCGATACTGATTTTATTGTCCGTGTCTCCGATGTGTACCCGGATGGCCGCAGCATCCTGATCATGGATTACCCCCTACGTGCCCGTTATCGCGAAGGTTTTGATAAGCAGGTCTTGCTTATTCCTGGCCAACCTGCCCAGTTGAAATGGCGCATCGGCTGGACCAGCATCATCCTCAACTCCGGCCACCGCCTTCAAGTCACCCTTTCAAGCACAGGAGCCCCGCTCTATGAGCCCAACAATCAAACCGGCGGTAAGATGCATACCGAATGGATGCAGGAAACCCAGACCGCCACACACACCATCCTGCATGAAAAGGAGCATCCGTCACGGCTGCTCGTTCCCATTGTGAAGTGA